One window of the Candidatus Cloacimonadota bacterium genome contains the following:
- a CDS encoding histidinol-phosphatase HisJ family protein: MKIDYHIHTEYSYDSRLKALDLIDRAIELKYDKIAITEHLDLFPWELARYGLPSFSRYIKQVDALKEQFASAPLRIICGVEVGDFQRVKPFADEFLAQVEFELRLGAVHFLSDHTNVAIPLKRQLTAADHEDYYRQNLALVTGCDIDVLAHLGVHKRYLEEQPDESHCRGLLTDIFQVMVERRIALEINFSSLRKPYARLLPDLWQIELYRSLGGKLFSIGSDAHLLEHFDLNYEQLPPWLFSGEMEFPL; encoded by the coding sequence ATGAAGATAGATTATCACATTCATACAGAGTATAGTTACGATAGCAGGCTTAAAGCTTTGGATCTTATCGATAGAGCCATTGAGCTTAAATATGATAAGATTGCCATCACGGAACATCTCGACCTCTTTCCCTGGGAACTTGCCCGCTACGGCTTGCCCTCTTTTTCGCGCTACATCAAACAAGTTGACGCCCTGAAGGAACAATTCGCCTCTGCCCCGCTCCGGATAATCTGCGGCGTCGAGGTTGGCGATTTCCAGCGCGTCAAACCCTTTGCAGATGAGTTTCTGGCCCAAGTGGAGTTCGAGCTGAGGCTGGGCGCTGTGCATTTCCTTTCCGACCACACCAACGTGGCGATCCCCTTGAAGAGGCAGCTCACCGCCGCCGACCATGAGGATTATTACCGGCAAAACCTCGCCCTGGTGACGGGCTGCGACATTGATGTTCTGGCCCATCTGGGCGTTCACAAGCGATATCTGGAAGAGCAGCCCGACGAGAGCCATTGCCGGGGGCTGCTCACAGACATATTCCAGGTGATGGTCGAGCGCCGCATCGCGCTGGAAATCAACTTTTCCAGCCTGCGCAAACCCTACGCCCGGCTCCTGCCCGACCTCTGGCAAATCGAGCTCTACCGCTCCCTGGGCGGAAAGCTGTTCAGCATCGGCAGCGACGCCCACCTGCTGGAACATTTCGACCTCAACTATGAACAGCTTCCCCCCTGGCTGTTCTCCGGCGAGATGGAATTTCCCCTCTGA
- a CDS encoding 2-hydroxyglutaryl-CoA dehydratase, whose translation MITLGLDIGSRNTKLVIYDAEKRSILFARWVSTDVNPLLSVENLLAQARAETALETPAVAACTGYGRKLWKRGRVLSEISCHAAGVRHFHPEARTVIDIGGQDSKIITLAADGKVRDFVMNDKCAAGTGRFLEMTALRLDCTLDELSRLASLSTRALDISSTCVVFAESEIVGMISENAAPADIARAVHNSIASRVLTQISALAFEPPVSFTGGVALNSDLVRCLAQQLQTPVSVPPSPEITGALGAAILAAT comes from the coding sequence ATGATCACCCTCGGACTCGACATCGGTTCCCGCAACACCAAGCTTGTCATTTACGATGCGGAAAAACGCTCCATCCTCTTTGCCAGATGGGTTTCAACCGACGTGAACCCCCTTTTGTCCGTGGAAAACCTGCTGGCTCAGGCAAGGGCTGAAACCGCTTTGGAAACTCCCGCCGTGGCAGCCTGCACCGGATACGGCCGCAAACTCTGGAAACGCGGCAGGGTGCTTTCTGAAATATCCTGCCACGCCGCCGGGGTGCGCCATTTCCATCCCGAGGCCAGAACAGTCATCGACATCGGCGGGCAGGACTCCAAAATCATAACCCTCGCGGCGGACGGCAAGGTTCGCGATTTTGTGATGAACGACAAATGCGCCGCCGGCACCGGACGCTTTCTGGAAATGACCGCGCTGCGCCTGGATTGCACCCTGGACGAGCTTTCCCGCCTCGCTTCTCTTTCCACCCGGGCGCTGGACATCTCCTCCACCTGCGTGGTCTTTGCCGAATCCGAAATCGTGGGCATGATTTCCGAAAACGCCGCTCCTGCCGATATCGCACGCGCGGTCCACAATTCCATCGCCAGCCGCGTCCTCACCCAGATCAGCGCACTTGCGTTCGAACCACCTGTTTCCTTCACCGGCGGCGTCGCCCTCAATTCAGACCTGGTGCGGTGCCTGGCCCAACAACTGCAAACCCCGGTGAGCGTCCCCCCCTCTCCGGAAATAACCGGCGCCCTTGGCGCGGCCATTCTGGCGGCAACATGA
- a CDS encoding insulinase family protein, with the protein MRPVPPILPDFHFQPAVSGFLPNRLKYILSSDASNPVLCLQLYIRVGSAWETEREAGYSHFMEHLAFKSTRDFGYNQITSFVNGLGGSINAYTDFDCTCYYLLLPSEYLAEGLKVLSELAMHPTFTAEDLAMEKDIIIEEMEQNRNDPEIDFLDFIQASAFKRNPLRLPVMGRAASLKKARLADLKAFHRKYYQPANSFLVVVGDFDRSTAEQALGECFGPWQNTASLPRTYDGSFSEPETPDQPVVWREHKQKFLTYILPELCDTHPDSDSLLIALRYLAVGRPSRLFKRLVEEDKLASSVKVSSLSGVMSGVSAIVVSPMGKNNVDRIQSVFQQEYRALLEGNVDPGEIALVKQDIINTWRYGFDGVENLAGMLGAEEFISGYEELYKYDRQILSLGLEDVLKAVRKYWQPSSLQIIHQSPQAADLSLSVPIIKNSKKSPAKSKTSVAPAVPAPGRAKACLEQYSEDVFTATLANGLKFIYRWQPQRPISGFALSTDLCQLAEEPGQRGLNYLCSAAMLHSTQSRSYAEMLKTCRELGISLNVEPHPDTTVFRGKCFHSALPTALSMLAEIFWQPAFEENHIRLLKSTSIDLLRRDNQNPSSLAWLRWFRLLFGVNSPYGRYSGTISDLRSHGREAIRAWYRDYYRPDRFSLSIVSSVEPRKALDLAASLFEGECPAPPSPGFKAPLPQPSHVRLRTQKLDSGQAIIHLGGFATPASDRTSTTAFHLLAQIIGGDMDSRLFNLVREKYGYAYQTGMEFSSTNELGYWFTYSYCDPDDRKPCLRLMREVLAAVCADGVGADELLHAQNYLCGMNRFEAESAALQAVLLSSLSALGYEPGFYLNRERRIRSVDLETVNRVAQDWLRPDNQWAHILT; encoded by the coding sequence TTGAGACCGGTCCCGCCGATTTTGCCTGATTTTCATTTTCAGCCTGCTGTTTCGGGTTTTCTTCCCAATCGGCTGAAGTACATCCTGAGTTCGGATGCTTCCAACCCCGTGCTCTGCCTGCAACTCTACATCCGGGTCGGCAGTGCCTGGGAGACGGAGCGCGAAGCCGGCTATTCCCATTTCATGGAACACCTGGCCTTCAAATCCACCCGAGATTTCGGCTACAACCAGATAACAAGCTTCGTGAACGGCCTGGGCGGCTCCATCAACGCCTACACGGATTTTGACTGCACCTGCTACTATCTGCTGCTGCCCTCGGAGTATTTGGCTGAAGGTTTGAAAGTCCTGTCTGAATTGGCCATGCATCCAACTTTCACTGCGGAAGACCTGGCCATGGAAAAAGACATCATCATCGAGGAGATGGAGCAGAACAGGAACGATCCGGAGATTGATTTTCTCGATTTCATCCAGGCCTCCGCCTTTAAGCGCAACCCTTTGCGCCTTCCCGTGATGGGCAGAGCGGCCTCTTTGAAAAAAGCCCGCCTCGCTGATTTAAAAGCCTTTCACCGTAAATACTACCAGCCTGCGAACTCCTTTCTGGTGGTCGTGGGTGATTTCGACCGCTCCACGGCGGAACAGGCTTTGGGGGAATGCTTCGGCCCCTGGCAGAACACAGCTTCGCTTCCCCGCACTTATGACGGGAGCTTTTCAGAGCCAGAAACACCGGACCAGCCTGTGGTCTGGCGCGAACACAAGCAGAAATTCCTCACATACATATTGCCCGAACTCTGTGACACCCATCCCGACAGCGATTCCCTGCTGATCGCCTTGCGCTATCTGGCCGTGGGCCGTCCCTCGCGGCTGTTCAAACGCCTTGTGGAGGAAGACAAACTGGCCTCTTCGGTGAAGGTTTCATCTCTCAGCGGAGTGATGAGCGGTGTTTCAGCCATCGTGGTCTCCCCCATGGGCAAAAACAACGTGGACAGGATCCAGTCGGTCTTTCAGCAGGAATACCGGGCTTTGCTTGAAGGGAACGTCGATCCAGGCGAAATCGCCCTGGTGAAGCAGGACATCATCAACACCTGGCGCTATGGCTTTGACGGCGTGGAAAACCTCGCCGGAATGCTGGGAGCCGAGGAATTCATCTCCGGCTACGAAGAGCTGTATAAATACGACAGGCAAATCCTGTCCCTCGGTCTGGAAGACGTGCTGAAAGCCGTCCGGAAATACTGGCAGCCCTCCAGTCTGCAAATCATCCATCAATCCCCCCAAGCGGCGGATTTATCCCTGTCCGTCCCCATAATAAAAAACTCAAAGAAAAGCCCTGCTAAAAGCAAAACTTCCGTGGCGCCGGCCGTTCCTGCCCCTGGGAGGGCGAAAGCCTGCCTGGAACAGTATTCCGAAGATGTTTTCACCGCCACCCTTGCCAACGGCCTCAAATTCATCTACCGCTGGCAGCCCCAGCGCCCCATCAGCGGTTTCGCGCTTTCCACGGACCTTTGCCAACTGGCGGAAGAGCCTGGCCAGAGGGGCTTGAATTACCTCTGCTCGGCGGCGATGCTGCATTCCACTCAGTCCCGCAGCTACGCCGAGATGCTCAAGACCTGCCGCGAACTGGGTATCAGCCTAAACGTGGAGCCGCATCCGGACACCACGGTTTTCCGGGGCAAATGCTTTCACTCCGCCCTGCCCACCGCGCTTTCCATGCTGGCTGAAATCTTCTGGCAGCCTGCCTTTGAGGAAAACCATATCCGCCTGCTAAAGAGCACATCCATCGATCTCCTGCGCCGTGACAACCAGAATCCCTCCAGCCTGGCCTGGCTGCGCTGGTTCCGGCTGCTCTTTGGCGTCAACAGCCCTTACGGCCGCTATTCCGGCACCATCAGCGATTTGCGCTCCCACGGCCGCGAAGCCATCCGCGCCTGGTATCGGGATTATTACCGGCCGGACCGGTTCAGCCTGTCCATAGTTAGCTCCGTTGAGCCTCGAAAGGCATTGGACCTGGCCGCTTCGCTCTTTGAAGGCGAATGCCCTGCCCCTCCCTCTCCCGGTTTCAAAGCGCCCCTGCCCCAGCCCAGTCACGTGCGGTTGCGGACCCAAAAACTGGATTCCGGCCAGGCCATCATCCATCTGGGCGGATTCGCTACTCCGGCAAGCGACAGAACCTCCACCACCGCTTTCCACCTACTCGCCCAAATCATCGGCGGAGACATGGATTCACGCCTTTTCAACCTGGTGCGTGAAAAATACGGCTACGCATACCAGACCGGGATGGAATTCAGCAGCACCAACGAACTGGGATACTGGTTCACCTATTCCTATTGCGATCCCGATGACCGCAAACCCTGCCTCCGCCTCATGCGTGAGGTTCTGGCCGCTGTATGCGCCGATGGCGTTGGCGCCGATGAACTTCTGCACGCCCAGAACTATCTCTGCGGCATGAACCGTTTCGAAGCCGAAAGCGCCGCCCTCCAGGCCGTATTGTTGTCCAGCCTCAGCGCCCTCGGCTATGAACCAGGCTTTTATCTCAACCGCGAGCGGCGCATCAGGTCAGTTGATCTGGAAACCGTGAACCGCGTCGCCCAGGATTGGCTGCGTCCGGACAACCAATGGGCCCACATCCTCACATGA
- a CDS encoding GTP cyclohydrolase I FolE2 has translation MNIPDLQSQTDLRHIGIDKVGVKGIRYPIMVDDRDNKTQSTIGEFNIYVDLHHSKRGTHMSRFLEVLNRYHRDAIIGQLDKLLLELKSLLKADAAYIDIVFPYFLQKRAPVSGISSLMDYQCFFNASFAKDYKLWIGAVVPVTALCPCSKEISEAGAHNQRSLVTIKVRYTGLVWLEELICIAEEASSCQVYPLLKRPDEKFVTETAYSRPRFVEDIVREVTQKLEDDPRVLEFYVEADSFESIHNHNAYAMVYRPGRD, from the coding sequence ATGAACATCCCTGACCTCCAGTCTCAAACAGACCTACGTCACATTGGCATCGACAAGGTGGGCGTGAAGGGCATCCGCTACCCCATCATGGTGGATGACCGAGACAACAAAACCCAATCCACCATTGGCGAATTCAACATCTATGTGGACCTTCACCACAGCAAGCGTGGCACCCATATGTCCCGCTTTCTGGAGGTGCTGAACCGCTATCACCGCGACGCCATCATCGGCCAGCTCGATAAACTCCTGCTGGAGCTGAAATCCCTTCTCAAGGCCGACGCCGCCTACATCGACATCGTTTTCCCATATTTCCTCCAAAAGCGCGCCCCGGTCTCCGGAATCAGTTCCCTGATGGATTACCAATGCTTTTTCAACGCTTCCTTCGCGAAAGACTACAAGCTTTGGATCGGGGCCGTGGTGCCGGTGACAGCGCTCTGTCCCTGCTCTAAGGAGATTTCGGAAGCCGGAGCACACAACCAGCGCTCCCTGGTGACCATTAAGGTGCGCTATACTGGCTTAGTTTGGCTGGAAGAGTTGATTTGCATCGCCGAGGAGGCTTCCAGTTGCCAGGTCTATCCCCTGCTGAAGCGCCCCGACGAAAAGTTCGTCACTGAAACCGCCTACTCCAGGCCCCGCTTCGTGGAAGACATCGTGCGCGAGGTCACCCAAAAGCTGGAAGATGACCCCCGCGTGCTTGAGTTTTACGTGGAAGCGGATAGTTTTGAATCCATCCACAACCACAACGCCTACGCGATGGTTTACCGCCCGGGGCGTGATTGA
- a CDS encoding FAD:protein FMN transferase, protein MTKKEITSLILLLAVIAYGAWTWFHRSYRDTRLDQDLMDTVVTISAKSKSKNVGSQIDSVFAYMHTLEAKFNDYDPASWVSKVNSANGKAVPMDPDAYELLCLADSLYQLTDGAFDITIKPLYDLWGFSRPVVQGDSLPLMPPDSLAIKETLKKVGFNRVRFNQKRIIMPRGMQITFGALAKGYVLDKAREFMENDKFISGQIDCTSGMTFFGQPLGQIVSVRHPRANQQQQTIGNFKIQNGSLSTSGDYQQFFEYENRRYHHILDPETGYPVENVFSVTVIHPSAAWADGLSTALFLLPPETAIERLKRYPESNAVIFYQSNGQIVSLKSLGMKELEWHDEG, encoded by the coding sequence TTGACCAAAAAGGAAATCACTTCCCTGATTCTGCTTCTGGCCGTGATCGCTTACGGGGCATGGACCTGGTTCCACCGTTCCTACCGCGACACCAGGCTGGACCAGGATTTAATGGACACCGTGGTGACCATCTCGGCTAAATCCAAAAGCAAGAATGTGGGCTCGCAAATCGACTCTGTTTTCGCCTACATGCACACCCTGGAAGCCAAATTCAACGATTACGACCCCGCCAGTTGGGTCTCGAAGGTCAATTCCGCCAATGGTAAAGCGGTGCCGATGGATCCTGACGCCTACGAGCTTCTCTGTCTGGCTGACAGCCTTTACCAGCTTACCGACGGCGCTTTCGACATCACCATAAAACCCCTTTACGACCTATGGGGATTCAGCCGTCCCGTGGTGCAGGGAGATTCGCTGCCCCTGATGCCGCCGGATTCGCTGGCGATTAAGGAAACCTTGAAAAAAGTGGGTTTCAACCGGGTGCGCTTCAACCAAAAACGGATCATCATGCCCCGCGGCATGCAGATAACTTTCGGCGCGCTGGCCAAGGGTTATGTGCTGGACAAGGCGCGTGAGTTCATGGAAAATGATAAATTCATCAGCGGTCAGATCGACTGCACCAGTGGCATGACCTTTTTCGGCCAGCCACTTGGCCAGATCGTCAGTGTGCGCCATCCCCGGGCGAACCAGCAGCAGCAAACCATTGGTAACTTCAAGATCCAAAACGGTTCCCTGAGCACTTCCGGGGATTACCAGCAATTTTTTGAGTATGAAAACCGCCGCTATCACCACATCTTGGACCCCGAGACAGGTTATCCGGTGGAGAATGTCTTTTCCGTGACTGTCATCCATCCTTCCGCGGCTTGGGCGGACGGTCTCTCCACGGCTCTTTTCCTGCTGCCGCCCGAGACAGCGATAGAAAGGCTCAAGCGCTATCCCGAAAGCAACGCTGTCATCTTTTACCAGTCCAACGGCCAGATCGTTTCCCTGAAGAGCCTTGGCATGAAAGAATTGGAGTGGCACGACGAAGGATGA